The Gillisia sp. Hel_I_86 genome has a segment encoding these proteins:
- the hemF gene encoding oxygen-dependent coproporphyrinogen oxidase, giving the protein MKNKFLHYIEQLQDSITSKLEEVDGSVKFKEDLWDRPEGGGGRTRVIENGAVFEKGGVNISQVHGSLPPAMQQYFKVGEVDFFACGLSLVLHPKNPMVPTVHANWRYFEMYDKSGTVIDSWFGGGQDLTPYYLFDEDATHFHKICKKACDAHDPDFYAEYKQKCDEYFWNSHREEARGIGGLFFDYCKASEEMSMEDWFEFVTEVGNSFLAWYVPIAEKRKNLPYSEAQRTWQEIRRGRYVEFNLVHDKGTLFGLKTNGRIESILMSLPPHVQWVYDHHPEKGSEEERLLKVLAKPKDWV; this is encoded by the coding sequence ATGAAAAATAAATTCCTTCATTATATAGAGCAACTTCAAGACAGCATTACTTCTAAATTGGAAGAAGTTGATGGTTCCGTAAAATTCAAGGAAGATTTATGGGACAGGCCAGAAGGCGGTGGTGGAAGGACAAGGGTTATAGAAAACGGTGCCGTTTTCGAGAAAGGCGGGGTCAATATTTCTCAGGTTCATGGTTCACTTCCTCCTGCAATGCAGCAATATTTTAAGGTGGGAGAGGTAGATTTTTTTGCCTGTGGCTTAAGTTTGGTGCTTCATCCAAAAAACCCGATGGTGCCGACCGTACATGCAAATTGGCGGTATTTTGAAATGTATGATAAAAGCGGAACCGTTATAGATAGTTGGTTTGGTGGAGGGCAAGACCTTACTCCCTATTATTTATTCGATGAAGATGCCACCCATTTTCATAAAATCTGTAAAAAAGCATGTGATGCCCATGATCCAGATTTTTATGCGGAATACAAGCAGAAATGCGACGAATATTTCTGGAATTCGCATCGGGAGGAAGCCAGAGGAATTGGCGGATTGTTTTTCGATTATTGCAAAGCTTCAGAAGAAATGAGCATGGAAGATTGGTTTGAATTTGTAACCGAAGTGGGAAATAGCTTTTTAGCATGGTATGTTCCTATTGCCGAAAAACGAAAGAATTTACCCTATTCCGAAGCACAACGAACCTGGCAGGAAATAAGACGTGGACGGTATGTGGAATTCAATTTAGTGCATGATAAAGGCACTCTTTTTGGCCTAAAGACCAACGGAAGGATAGAAAGCATCTTGATGAGTTTACCGCCACATGTGCAATGGGTTTACGACCATCATCCCGAAAAAGGAAGCGAAGAAGAGCGACTTTTAAAGGTATTGGCGAAGCCTAAAGATTGGGTGTAA